The following proteins are co-located in the Salinirubrum litoreum genome:
- a CDS encoding metal-dependent transcriptional regulator: MSRRPQYLLGLYVAEHRESPPVAPGVVASALDRSPATVIEAFREFESEGWLTYEPYEGATLTEAGRRRGEELHETYVTLSWFFRSVLGLEEYEREAMELAGVVSPDVAKRFAATLPVAVDESADVSPVVTERLDEPPSAGEENGEIQNGGE, encoded by the coding sequence ATGAGTCGGCGACCGCAGTACCTCCTCGGCCTGTACGTCGCCGAACACCGGGAGTCGCCGCCCGTCGCGCCCGGCGTCGTCGCGTCGGCGCTCGACCGGTCGCCCGCGACGGTGATCGAGGCGTTCCGCGAGTTCGAGTCCGAGGGATGGCTCACCTACGAACCGTACGAGGGGGCGACGTTGACCGAGGCCGGCAGACGCCGGGGCGAGGAACTCCACGAGACGTACGTGACCCTCTCGTGGTTCTTCCGGAGCGTCCTCGGACTGGAGGAGTACGAACGGGAGGCGATGGAACTCGCGGGTGTCGTGAGTCCGGACGTCGCAAAACGGTTCGCGGCGACGCTCCCGGTCGCGGTCGACGAGAGTGCCGACGTGTCACCGGTGGTCACCGAGCGACTCGACGAACCACCGTCGGCGGGCGAAGAGAACGGAGAGATTCAGAACGGCGGGGAGTAG
- a CDS encoding pyridoxamine 5'-phosphate oxidase family protein: MADATATTLGDAQIETFLGAHSVGTLSLAKDGDSYAIPVGYTFDPESREFYFRLGYAPGSRKREFVEATNSATFVVADDTDEGWHSVVAEGYLEHVNTVEDLAQHRLPGESTSAADREQDIPFYHVFDAPEESLFALVRLDVTNLSGVAETTDRE; encoded by the coding sequence ATGGCCGACGCGACCGCGACCACCCTCGGCGACGCACAGATCGAGACGTTTCTCGGGGCACACTCGGTCGGGACGCTCTCGCTCGCCAAGGACGGCGACTCCTACGCGATTCCCGTCGGGTACACCTTCGACCCCGAGAGCCGGGAGTTCTACTTCCGACTCGGCTACGCGCCCGGGAGTCGGAAACGCGAGTTCGTCGAGGCGACCAACTCGGCGACGTTCGTCGTCGCCGACGACACCGACGAGGGGTGGCACAGCGTCGTCGCCGAGGGCTACCTCGAACACGTGAACACGGTCGAGGACCTCGCACAGCACCGCCTGCCCGGTGAGTCCACGAGCGCCGCCGACCGGGAACAGGACATCCCCTTCTACCACGTCTTCGACGCGCCCGAGGAGTCGCTGTTCGCACTCGTCCGCCTCGACGTGACGAACCTCAGCGGCGTCGCGGAGACGACCGACCGCGAGTGA
- a CDS encoding RNA ligase yields the protein MDERAYYDRIDSTAADPPDLFEHFERRSVDGRVYHVLPSPSHGVEGGTVIDPTADAVVRGYPSVPRVLVLDPGLTTVFDADESVVIEEKLNGANVRVVDLRAVAERDVTDHGERSATGTDAGGLAAEGPVALTRSGHVCPYTTERVRDALDLDPFFADHPEAMLCAELIGPETPYTTHDYADVGGDAIRVFGVRDRETGRPLPVSERRERCVSYDLPQVASFGRVEAERAAATVREVIETLDDERREGVVVKSVDGSEMVKYTTEAQHHADLAHAFGLPFDYGQDFLFSRVIREVFQTVEFDEDAERRRARAHALGESILLPAADAVETVAGGGAVGTDHTVRGTPATVTALLDHLREQSITVEVRADDREDGERVVRFRKRSAASTDRIAHYLDGGIVDE from the coding sequence ATGGACGAGCGAGCCTACTACGACCGGATCGACTCGACGGCGGCCGACCCGCCCGACCTGTTCGAGCACTTCGAGCGTCGGTCCGTCGACGGGCGGGTCTACCACGTCCTGCCCTCACCCTCCCACGGCGTCGAGGGCGGGACCGTGATCGACCCGACCGCCGACGCCGTGGTCCGGGGGTACCCGAGCGTCCCGCGTGTCCTCGTCCTCGATCCGGGGCTGACGACCGTCTTCGACGCCGACGAGTCCGTCGTGATCGAGGAGAAACTGAACGGCGCGAACGTCCGGGTCGTGGACCTGCGCGCCGTGGCCGAGAGAGATGTGACCGACCACGGCGAGCGATCCGCGACCGGCACGGATGCCGGCGGACTCGCCGCCGAGGGACCGGTGGCGCTCACGCGGAGCGGCCACGTCTGTCCGTACACGACCGAGCGCGTCCGAGACGCACTCGACCTCGACCCGTTCTTCGCCGACCATCCCGAGGCGATGCTCTGTGCGGAACTGATCGGCCCGGAGACGCCCTACACGACACACGACTACGCCGACGTCGGTGGGGACGCGATCAGGGTGTTCGGCGTCAGGGACCGTGAGACCGGTCGCCCGCTCCCGGTCTCGGAGCGACGCGAGCGCTGTGTGAGCTACGACCTCCCGCAGGTCGCGTCGTTCGGGCGCGTCGAGGCGGAGCGGGCGGCCGCGACCGTCCGGGAGGTGATCGAGACGCTCGACGACGAGCGGCGGGAGGGCGTCGTCGTGAAGTCCGTAGACGGGTCAGAGATGGTCAAGTACACCACGGAGGCTCAGCACCACGCGGACCTGGCACACGCCTTCGGCCTCCCGTTCGACTACGGGCAGGACTTCCTCTTCTCGCGGGTGATCCGGGAGGTGTTCCAGACCGTCGAGTTCGACGAGGACGCCGAGCGCAGGCGGGCACGGGCCCACGCCCTCGGCGAGTCGATTCTCCTCCCGGCGGCCGACGCGGTCGAGACTGTCGCCGGGGGCGGGGCGGTCGGCACGGACCACACCGTCCGGGGGACGCCCGCGACCGTCACGGCGCTGCTCGACCACCTCCGCGAGCAGTCGATAACCGTCGAGGTGCGGGCCGACGACCGCGAAGACGGCGAACGTGTGGTCCGGTTCCGGAAACGCTCGGCGGCGTCGACCGACCGCATCGCTCACTACCTCGACGGCGGCATCGTCGACGAGTAG
- a CDS encoding bacterio-opsin activator domain-containing protein, translated as MTRSDSVVDDSRVLLVGRSDCLDAVATVLRDRATTHTVETAEAALEQVRTRAFDCVLTEYELDARTGVELLTDLRHVTSTLPVILCTNAGDEAVASEAIRAGVSDYLSPTLPVEDGAALLDRIERVVRHARRTETNRRRARQFDAVFNDAQTATWVLDPDGSLARVNRTARELIDESVESVVSESFWTLPWWTGDTTTRHDVERLVERARDGRFGHAVITRPSDADTPQVVDLSVRPVEDERGRLVSIVVEGVDITERVGLERDLRASEELHRVTLNNMTDTVLITDEDGAYTYVCPNVHFIFGYTAEEIHEMGGIAELLGADLFDRADLAREGVLKNIECTATDKAGREHTLLVNVREVSIQDGTILYSCRDITKRKQREDALATLQETARDFLYAETHQEIAHHVVADTPSVLGLDAGAVYLFDADTTDLEPVASTARMRDLDGPLSAIHADPGHVVGRSFVENEPLVFDDIHESGGLADPTTGLRSLMAVPLGEHGVFVAGSSAVGVFDEITRELADLLAATAEAALDRVRRESKLREQDRTLQAQNDRLTELNRINETIREIDQAVVQAQTRAEIHHTVCELLTAADRFRFAWIGTPDPAMDHLEPQAWAGAERGYLDSRPFTIAPSRTEPSGEAAATGDVTAVPNVAAGLRDAPWRTDALSRDYLSVLALPLVYNDLSHGVLTVYAETRAAFDGTMQAVLGELAETVAAALSAIERKNALLTTSVTRVEFSVDDPTFVLTRLARAADCTVSYHGGVQQTTEGRHVFVTVDKGAVGAVERAAADLVAVSDVTRISTNGDDCVVQLRLTQPFLALELADHGAVFRNATASPEGTTLVVDVPESVAVRNVVALVREAFTDVRLQSKQTLDQSAEQDLFSQFLASLTDRQLEVVQTAFFSGYFESPRRQTGEEIAETLGISPTAFYQHTRRVQRKLFTTLFGDGDVSIVAGGG; from the coding sequence ATGACGAGATCAGATTCTGTGGTGGACGACTCCCGAGTCCTGCTGGTCGGACGGAGCGACTGTCTGGACGCAGTGGCGACGGTCCTGCGGGACAGAGCGACGACGCACACCGTCGAGACGGCCGAGGCGGCACTCGAACAGGTCCGGACGCGAGCGTTCGACTGTGTCCTCACCGAGTACGAACTCGACGCCCGGACCGGCGTCGAGTTGCTCACCGACCTCAGACACGTCACGTCGACGCTCCCCGTGATCCTCTGTACGAACGCCGGCGACGAGGCGGTCGCGAGCGAGGCGATCCGGGCCGGCGTCTCCGACTACCTCTCGCCGACCCTCCCGGTCGAAGACGGGGCCGCTCTACTCGACCGGATCGAACGAGTCGTTCGCCATGCGCGACGGACCGAGACGAACCGACGGCGCGCACGCCAGTTCGACGCCGTGTTCAACGACGCGCAGACGGCGACGTGGGTGCTCGACCCGGACGGGTCGCTGGCGCGGGTGAACCGCACCGCGCGGGAGTTGATCGACGAGAGCGTCGAGTCGGTCGTGAGCGAGTCGTTCTGGACGCTCCCCTGGTGGACGGGCGACACCACGACGCGCCACGACGTGGAACGACTCGTCGAGCGAGCTAGAGACGGCCGCTTCGGCCACGCGGTGATCACCCGGCCGTCGGACGCGGACACCCCGCAGGTCGTCGACCTCTCCGTCCGACCGGTCGAAGACGAACGCGGTAGACTGGTCTCGATCGTCGTCGAGGGCGTCGACATCACGGAGCGGGTGGGTCTCGAACGCGACCTCCGGGCCTCCGAGGAACTCCACCGCGTCACGTTGAACAACATGACGGACACCGTCCTCATCACCGACGAGGACGGTGCGTACACCTACGTCTGTCCGAACGTCCACTTCATCTTCGGCTACACCGCCGAGGAGATCCACGAGATGGGCGGGATCGCCGAACTCCTTGGCGCGGATCTCTTCGACCGCGCGGACCTCGCCCGCGAGGGCGTCCTCAAGAACATCGAGTGTACCGCGACCGACAAGGCCGGCCGTGAACACACACTCCTCGTCAACGTCCGGGAGGTCTCGATCCAGGACGGGACGATCCTCTACAGTTGTCGGGACATCACCAAGCGCAAACAGCGCGAGGACGCACTCGCCACGCTCCAGGAGACCGCACGCGACTTCCTCTACGCCGAGACGCACCAGGAGATCGCACACCACGTCGTCGCAGACACGCCCAGCGTCCTCGGTCTCGACGCGGGTGCGGTCTACCTCTTCGATGCGGACACGACCGATCTGGAACCGGTCGCGTCCACGGCGCGGATGCGTGACCTCGACGGTCCACTGTCGGCGATTCACGCCGACCCCGGCCACGTCGTCGGGCGGAGTTTCGTGGAGAACGAGCCACTGGTGTTCGACGACATCCACGAGTCGGGCGGACTCGCCGACCCGACCACCGGCCTGCGCAGTCTGATGGCGGTCCCCCTCGGCGAACACGGCGTGTTCGTCGCCGGGTCGTCGGCGGTCGGCGTGTTCGACGAGATCACACGCGAACTCGCAGACCTGCTGGCGGCGACCGCCGAGGCCGCACTCGACCGCGTGCGTCGGGAGTCGAAGCTCCGCGAACAGGACCGCACGCTCCAGGCGCAGAACGACCGACTCACGGAACTCAACCGCATCAACGAGACCATCCGCGAGATCGACCAGGCGGTCGTGCAGGCACAGACGCGCGCCGAGATTCACCACACCGTCTGTGAGTTGCTGACCGCCGCCGACCGGTTCCGGTTCGCGTGGATCGGCACCCCCGATCCGGCGATGGACCACCTCGAACCGCAGGCGTGGGCGGGTGCGGAACGCGGCTACCTCGACAGTCGACCGTTCACCATCGCGCCGTCCCGGACCGAACCGTCCGGAGAGGCGGCCGCCACCGGCGACGTGACCGCGGTGCCGAACGTGGCCGCCGGCCTCCGTGATGCCCCGTGGCGGACGGACGCGCTCTCCCGCGACTACCTCTCGGTACTCGCTCTCCCACTCGTGTACAACGACCTCTCACACGGCGTGTTGACCGTCTACGCCGAGACCAGAGCCGCCTTCGACGGGACGATGCAGGCGGTCCTCGGGGAGCTCGCAGAGACGGTCGCGGCGGCACTGAGTGCCATCGAACGCAAGAACGCCCTGTTGACGACGTCGGTGACGCGCGTCGAGTTCAGCGTGGACGACCCGACGTTCGTGTTGACGCGACTCGCGCGTGCGGCCGACTGCACCGTCTCGTATCACGGCGGCGTCCAGCAGACGACCGAGGGGCGACACGTCTTCGTCACGGTCGACAAGGGGGCCGTCGGGGCCGTAGAACGGGCCGCCGCCGACCTCGTCGCGGTCAGCGACGTGACGCGGATCAGCACGAACGGCGACGACTGTGTGGTCCAACTCCGGTTGACACAGCCGTTTCTGGCGCTCGAACTCGCCGATCACGGCGCGGTCTTCAGGAACGCGACCGCCTCGCCCGAGGGGACGACGCTGGTCGTCGACGTGCCCGAGAGTGTCGCGGTCCGGAACGTCGTGGCGCTGGTCCGCGAGGCGTTCACCGACGTCCGACTCCAGTCCAAACAGACGCTCGATCAGTCCGCCGAACAGGACCTCTTCTCGCAGTTCCTCGCGTCGTTGACCGACCGGCAGTTGGAGGTCGTCCAGACGGCGTTCTTCAGCGGGTACTTCGAGTCCCCGCGCAGACAGACCGGCGAGGAGATCGCCGAGACGCTCGGTATCTCACCCACCGCCTTCTACCAGCACACGCGACGGGTCCAGCGAAAGCTCTTCACGACGCTGTTCGGCGACGGGGACGTGTCGATCGTCGCAGGTGGGGGTTGA
- a CDS encoding rubrerythrin-like domain-containing protein, with the protein MRDIEHDTDDASPYECFDCGTVVVRTDPPGDCPDCAGRMRNRRTPLE; encoded by the coding sequence ATGCGAGACATCGAACACGACACCGACGACGCATCGCCCTACGAGTGTTTCGACTGCGGGACCGTGGTCGTCAGAACCGATCCCCCGGGTGACTGCCCCGACTGTGCCGGCCGGATGCGCAACCGACGGACACCACTGGAGTGA
- the gdhB gene encoding glutamate dehydrogenase GdhB, which yields MRSHHPSSSGERTDDTESTRPESALETARRQLRRAADQLDIDENVVERLTHPKRVQEVTVPVERDDGTVEVFTGYRAQHDSVRGPHKGGLRYHPEVTRDECVGLAMWMTWKCAVMDLPFGGAKGGVAVDPKSLSDGETERLTRRFAEEIRDVIGPTVDIPAPDMGTDPQTMAWLMDAYSMQRGETTPGVVTGKPPAIGGSEGRGEAPGRSVAIVVREAVDYYDVELSETSVAVQGYGSVGANAARLLDDWGATVVAVSDVNGGIYDPDGLDTRSIPTHSQKPEAVMRHDAPETVSNDRLLELDVDVVVPAAVGNVLTEENADRVRADIVVEGANGPTTSAADRILAEHGVAVIPDILANAGGVTVSYFEWLQDINRRSWSLDRVRDELETEMLRAWNEVRETVETREVTWREAAYIVALSRVAEAHEARGLWP from the coding sequence ATGCGTTCACACCACCCTTCGTCGTCCGGCGAGCGGACGGACGACACCGAGTCCACGCGACCCGAGTCGGCACTGGAGACGGCACGCCGGCAACTCCGCCGCGCCGCCGACCAACTCGACATCGACGAGAACGTCGTCGAACGACTGACGCACCCCAAACGCGTACAGGAGGTGACCGTCCCGGTCGAACGCGACGACGGCACGGTCGAGGTGTTCACCGGCTACCGCGCCCAACACGACAGCGTGCGTGGCCCGCACAAGGGCGGGTTGCGCTACCACCCCGAGGTCACCAGAGACGAGTGCGTCGGTCTGGCGATGTGGATGACGTGGAAGTGTGCCGTGATGGACCTGCCCTTCGGCGGCGCGAAGGGCGGCGTCGCGGTCGACCCCAAGTCGCTCAGCGACGGTGAGACCGAACGACTCACCCGTCGGTTCGCCGAGGAGATCCGCGACGTGATCGGACCGACCGTCGACATCCCGGCACCCGACATGGGGACGGACCCGCAGACGATGGCGTGGCTCATGGACGCCTACTCGATGCAACGGGGCGAGACGACACCCGGCGTCGTCACCGGCAAACCGCCCGCGATCGGCGGCAGTGAAGGCCGTGGAGAGGCACCCGGCCGCAGCGTCGCCATCGTCGTCCGGGAGGCGGTCGACTACTACGACGTGGAGTTGTCGGAGACGTCCGTCGCCGTACAGGGGTACGGCAGCGTCGGCGCGAACGCCGCCCGACTGCTCGACGACTGGGGGGCGACCGTCGTCGCGGTCAGCGACGTGAACGGCGGCATCTACGACCCCGACGGCCTCGACACGCGGTCGATTCCGACCCACAGTCAGAAGCCGGAGGCCGTCATGCGACACGACGCCCCCGAGACCGTCTCGAACGACCGACTCCTCGAACTCGACGTCGACGTGGTCGTTCCGGCCGCAGTCGGCAACGTCCTCACCGAGGAGAACGCCGACCGCGTCCGGGCGGACATCGTCGTCGAGGGGGCGAACGGCCCGACCACGAGTGCGGCGGATCGAATCCTCGCAGAGCACGGCGTGGCCGTGATCCCGGACATCCTGGCGAACGCCGGCGGCGTCACCGTGAGCTACTTCGAGTGGCTCCAGGACATCAACCGGCGAAGCTGGTCGCTCGACCGCGTCCGGGACGAGTTGGAGACCGAGATGTTGCGGGCGTGGAACGAGGTCCGCGAGACGGTCGAGACGCGCGAGGTGACGTGGCGGGAGGCGGCCTACATCGTCGCGTTGTCACGGGTCGCCGAGGCTCACGAGGCACGCGGCCTCTGGCCCTGA
- a CDS encoding phosphatase PAP2 family protein, translated as MQELFQEFLGYVVSLDYRAVGLILELRGPLVTKVMTSVTGLGSAAAAAVFLGVFYLAGWRDEYLTTGVAILVVGALVPTLMGVFQRPFPPQPVCMTGGAETVAHSFPSGHAAAVTVFALTAWRSEDLPFLPIAGLAALVAVSRVYLGTHFLSDTVAGVLLGLGATVLAWRLVERFALGERLPSALVPAE; from the coding sequence ATGCAGGAGTTGTTTCAGGAGTTTCTGGGATACGTCGTCTCGCTCGACTACCGGGCGGTCGGGCTGATCCTCGAACTCCGCGGCCCGCTGGTGACGAAGGTGATGACCTCGGTGACCGGACTCGGCTCTGCGGCCGCCGCGGCGGTCTTCCTCGGCGTGTTCTACCTCGCCGGGTGGCGCGACGAGTACCTGACTACGGGGGTCGCCATCCTCGTCGTCGGCGCACTCGTCCCGACGCTGATGGGCGTCTTCCAGCGACCCTTCCCGCCACAGCCGGTCTGTATGACCGGCGGGGCGGAGACGGTCGCCCACTCGTTCCCCTCGGGCCACGCCGCCGCCGTGACGGTCTTCGCGCTGACCGCGTGGCGCTCGGAGGATCTGCCGTTTCTGCCGATCGCGGGGCTCGCCGCACTCGTCGCCGTCTCCCGTGTCTACCTCGGGACGCACTTCCTCAGCGACACGGTCGCCGGCGTGTTGCTCGGTCTCGGAGCGACAGTGCTCGCGTGGCGACTCGTGGAACGGTTCGCACTCGGCGAGCGACTCCCGAGTGCGCTCGTGCCGGCGGAGTAG
- a CDS encoding ABC transporter ATP-binding protein — protein MATVPAIDADGLTKRYGDDAAVADLDLSIPSGTVYGFLGPNGAGKTTTIRMLTTLLRPSAGTARIAGASVADRDAVTPTLGYLPEEPPLFDELTGREQVEYVAGLRDLPEAEASARIDDLFARFDLTADADRRIDTYSKGMKQKTGIVQAIVHDPAVVFLDEPTSGLDPRAARTVRETIAALAADDTTVFLSTHILPVVDELADTVGVLYDGGLVAEGSPADLKRRAEGEGERSLEDAFLAVTDEGDIDAVGSVSASTSEEAAAQSEDG, from the coding sequence ATGGCCACAGTCCCCGCCATCGACGCCGACGGTCTGACGAAACGTTACGGCGACGACGCCGCCGTCGCAGACCTGGACCTCTCCATCCCGTCCGGCACCGTCTACGGCTTTCTCGGCCCGAACGGTGCCGGCAAGACGACCACCATCCGGATGTTGACGACCCTCCTCCGCCCCTCTGCGGGCACCGCTCGGATCGCGGGCGCGTCCGTCGCGGACCGCGACGCGGTGACGCCAACCCTCGGCTACCTCCCGGAGGAGCCACCGCTGTTCGACGAACTCACCGGCCGCGAGCAGGTGGAGTACGTCGCGGGCCTCCGGGACCTGCCCGAAGCCGAGGCGAGCGCCAGGATCGACGACCTGTTCGCCCGGTTCGACCTGACCGCGGACGCCGACAGGCGCATCGACACCTACTCGAAAGGGATGAAACAGAAGACCGGCATCGTGCAGGCCATCGTCCACGACCCGGCGGTCGTCTTTCTGGACGAACCGACCAGCGGCCTCGACCCGCGTGCGGCCCGGACCGTCCGCGAGACAATCGCGGCACTGGCGGCCGACGACACGACCGTCTTCCTCTCGACACACATCCTGCCGGTCGTCGACGAACTGGCGGACACGGTGGGGGTGCTCTACGACGGCGGACTGGTCGCCGAGGGCTCGCCGGCCGACCTGAAACGACGCGCCGAGGGCGAGGGGGAACGCTCGCTCGAAGACGCCTTCCTCGCCGTCACCGACGAGGGCGACATCGACGCCGTGGGGAGCGTCTCGGCGTCCACCAGCGAGGAGGCGGCGGCGCAGTCGGAGGACGGCTGA
- a CDS encoding DUF4013 domain-containing protein, whose protein sequence is MLEDGLSYPLAGDSALGRIVIGSLLLFGSFLVVPVILLFGYLVRVLASSAHGDPEPPAFDDWGEMFVDGLKGVAVTLVYGIVPFLLIGVSVAIGLGGAGSGSDAAAGILGGIGLLGILLSSVALFLLYYLVPAALTKMAVEDSVGAAFAVGDLTDVLLSVDYLVAWLVPFVIAFVVQAVTTVLVLVTFGLGALLVPPIQFYVNVAVFYMFGRAFGKVTGMDTGQQSTATEAI, encoded by the coding sequence ATGCTCGAAGACGGACTCTCGTACCCCCTCGCGGGGGACAGCGCACTCGGCAGAATCGTGATCGGATCGCTCCTCCTGTTCGGGAGTTTCCTCGTCGTCCCGGTGATCCTCCTGTTCGGCTACCTCGTCAGGGTCCTCGCGTCGTCTGCGCACGGCGACCCCGAACCCCCGGCGTTCGACGACTGGGGTGAGATGTTCGTCGACGGTCTGAAGGGCGTCGCCGTGACGCTCGTCTACGGCATCGTGCCGTTCCTCCTGATCGGTGTCAGCGTCGCGATCGGCCTCGGCGGCGCGGGCAGTGGGAGCGACGCGGCGGCGGGCATCCTCGGTGGGATCGGCCTGCTCGGGATACTGCTCAGTTCCGTGGCGCTGTTCCTCCTGTACTACCTCGTCCCGGCGGCACTGACGAAGATGGCCGTCGAGGACAGCGTCGGTGCGGCCTTCGCGGTCGGCGACCTCACGGACGTCCTGTTGAGCGTCGACTACCTCGTCGCGTGGCTGGTCCCGTTCGTCATCGCGTTCGTCGTACAGGCCGTCACGACCGTTCTCGTCCTCGTGACGTTCGGCCTCGGGGCACTGCTCGTCCCGCCGATCCAGTTCTACGTGAACGTGGCGGTGTTCTACATGTTCGGGCGCGCCTTCGGGAAGGTGACGGGCATGGACACGGGCCAGCAGTCGACCGCCACGGAAGCGATCTGA
- a CDS encoding potassium channel family protein, with amino-acid sequence MPRASPPADATTREQVRFYLIDHETWLGKGIDVALLVLNLVFVGVFVAETYDLPGRLDESLWTVEVAIALIFLGEYVLRLYGAENRLAEATNAYTVVDLLAILPTLSVFLVPGVGAVAQIGFLRAVRVVRVLRFYRFTRDAEFFFGTVSDNTLRAVKLLLTVLVLFFVSAGLFYSAESGVNPGVSTFGDAFYYTVVTLSTVGFGDIIPATRLGRWVTVATILAGVILVPWQASKIVREWAYAEKVNVTCENCGLAHHDPDASHCKACGHVIYQEFDSRQ; translated from the coding sequence ATGCCGCGTGCCTCGCCCCCCGCCGACGCGACCACCCGCGAACAGGTCCGCTTCTACCTGATCGACCACGAGACGTGGCTCGGCAAAGGGATCGACGTGGCGCTCCTCGTGCTCAATCTGGTGTTCGTCGGCGTCTTCGTCGCCGAGACGTACGATCTCCCGGGGCGACTCGACGAGAGTCTGTGGACGGTCGAGGTCGCCATCGCGCTGATCTTCCTCGGGGAGTACGTCCTCCGACTGTACGGCGCGGAGAACCGACTCGCCGAGGCGACGAACGCCTACACCGTCGTCGATCTGCTCGCCATCCTGCCGACGCTGTCTGTCTTCCTCGTGCCGGGGGTCGGCGCGGTCGCACAGATCGGCTTCCTGCGTGCGGTGCGAGTCGTCCGTGTCCTCCGGTTCTACCGGTTCACGCGGGACGCGGAGTTCTTCTTCGGCACCGTCTCCGACAACACGCTCCGGGCGGTCAAACTCCTCTTGACGGTGCTCGTGCTTTTCTTCGTCTCGGCGGGACTGTTCTACAGCGCGGAGTCGGGTGTGAACCCCGGCGTCTCGACGTTCGGCGACGCCTTCTACTACACCGTGGTCACCCTGTCGACGGTCGGCTTCGGCGACATCATCCCGGCGACGCGACTCGGGCGGTGGGTGACGGTGGCGACGATTCTGGCCGGTGTGATCCTCGTCCCGTGGCAGGCCAGCAAGATCGTCCGCGAGTGGGCCTACGCCGAGAAGGTGAACGTCACCTGCGAGAACTGCGGGCTGGCACACCACGACCCGGACGCCTCACACTGCAAGGCCTGCGGCCACGTCATCTACCAGGAGTTCGACTCCCGGCAGTGA